A window from Drosophila miranda strain MSH22 chromosome Y unlocalized genomic scaffold, D.miranda_PacBio2.1 Contig_Y2_pilon, whole genome shotgun sequence encodes these proteins:
- the LOC108158594 gene encoding beta-1,4-N-acetylgalactosaminyltransferase bre-4 produces MILFTKANLIRFLAGAICLLLVLNFVVFRSDGASGTSLSKLSIRRVRNYAHIHRNASSGGIRLPAAPLALSKERELHNAQNSTSTTVIAIASFTSNPQDLSHPFANINSTNMSTHKPLPMKPTMSALHANCTDPDPRDGGPVTTNTTLESLDVIEAELGPLLRPGGAFQPDNCNPQHHVTIVLPFRDRYAHLSVFLRNIHPFLMKQRIAYRIFIVEQTNGKPFNRAAMMNIGYLEALKLYQCDCFIFHDVDLLPLDDRNLYNCPRQPRHMSVAIDTLNFKLPYRTIFGGVSAMTREHFQAVNGFSNSFFGWGGEDDDMSNRLKHANLFISRYPVNIARYKMLKHQKEKANPKRYENIQNGMNKIEMDGINSIKYGIYSIKEFPTFTWYLAELRSSERKSLPKWGDRDPNSKRQRNHT; encoded by the exons ATGATCCTATTCACAAAGGCGAATCTCATCCGCTTCCTGGCCGGCGCAATATGTTTGTTGCTGGTGCTGAATTTTGTGGTCTTCCGCTCTGACGGAGCTAGCGGTACGTCCCTGAGCAAGCTAAG CATACGGCGAGTGCGCAATTATGCGCATATACATAGGAACGCCAGCAGTGGGGGCATCCGGCTGCCTGCTGCGCCCCTGGCCCTATCGAAGGAGCGAGAGCTGCACAACGCTCAGAACTCCACCTCAACGACTGTGATTGCGATTGCAAGCTTTACTTCCAATCCACAAGACTTATCGCACCCCTTTGCGAACATCAACAGCACAAACATGAGCACACACAAGCCCCTGCCAATGAAACCAACCATGTCCGCCCTCCATGCCAATTGCACTGATCCAGATCCCCGAGATG GTGGACCCGTCACGACCAACACAACGCTGGAATCACTAGATGTTATTGAGGCCGAGCTGGGCCCTTTGCTGCGCCCTGGCGGCGCTTTCCAGCCCGACAATTGCAACCCACAACACCATGTGACCATTGTTTTGCCCTTCCGCGACCGCTACGCCCATCTCTCCGTCTTCCTCCGCAACATACACCCGTTTCTAATGAAGCAGCGCATCGCCTATCGCATATTCATTGTTGAGCAAACCAACGGGAAGCCCTTCAATCGCGCGGCTATGATGAATATCGGTTACTTGGAGGCCTTAAAGCTTTATCAGTGCGATTGTTTTATATTTCACGATGTCGATCTACTGCCTTTGGACGATCGTAATCTCTACAATTGTCCACGTCAGCCGCGGCACATGTCGGTTGCGATTGACACGCTGAATTTCAA GTTGCCTTACCGAACAATATTTGGCGGAGTCTCTGCCATGACGCGTGAGCACTTCCAGGCCGTGAATGGATTCTCCAACTCGTTCTTCGGCTGGGGCGGCGAGGACGATGATATGTCCAACAGATTGAAGCATGCGAATCTATTCATATCAAGGTACCCCGTGAACATTGCGCGCTACAAGATGCTGAAGCATCAAAAGGAGAAGGCCAATCCCAAGCG CTATGAGAATATACAAAATGGCATGAACAAGATTGAAATGGATGGCATCAACTCAATCAAGTATGGCATCTACAGCATCAAGGAGTTCCCGACCTTCACATGGTATTTAGCAGAGCTAAGGAGCTCCGAGCGCAAGAGTTTGCCTAAATGGGGAGACCGAGACCCCAACTCAAAAAGACAGCGTAACCATACGTGA
- the LOC108158589 gene encoding heat shock 70 kDa protein cognate 5, producing the protein MLRVPRLLPRLARQAGVVPTNASGASSIFRSLPGASNGLWGQQRHKSGEVKGAVIGIDLGTTNSCLAVMEGKQAKVIENAEGARTTPSHVAFTKDGERLVGMPAKRQAVTNSENTFYATKRLIGRRFDDSEVKKDISNLSYKVVEASNGDAWVSSTDGKVYSPSQIGAFVLIKMKETAEAYLNTPVRNAVVTVPAYFNDSQRQATKDAGQIAGLNVLRVINEPTAAALAYGMDKTEDKIIAVYDLGGGTFDISILEIQKGVFEVKSTNGDTLLGGEDFDNHIVNFLVAEFKKDTGIDICKDNIAMQRLKEAAEKAKCELSSSQQTDINLPYLTMDSAGPQHMNLKMTRSKLESLVGDLIKRTIQPCQKALSDAEVAKSEIGEVLLVGGMTRMPKVQSTVQELFGRQPSRSVNPDEAVAVGAAVQGGVLAGDVTDVLLLDVTPLSLGIETLGGVFTRLISRNTTIPTKKSQVFSTASDGQTQVEIKVHQGEREMANDNKKLGSFTLVGIPPAPRGVPQIEVVFDIDANGIVHVSAKDKGTGKEQQIVIQSSGGLSKDEIENMIKKAEEYASADKIKRELIEIVNQGESIVHDTETKMEEFKSQLPAEESEKLKKEIADLRTLLANKETADLEEVRKATSSLQQASLKLFEMAYKKMSAERESSAGAGSTDSADSSSSGSDASGEKKKEDKN; encoded by the exons ATGCTGCGTGTTCCTAGGTTGTTGCCACGTCTCGCACGCCAAGCCGGCGTTGTGCCCACAAATGCATCGGGAGCTTCTAGCATCTTCCGC AGCCTGCCAGGTGCAAGCAATGGACTGTGGGGTCAGCAGCGCCACAA GTCTGGCGAGGTCAAGGGTGCAGTTATTGGCATCGATTTGGGCACCACCAACTCCTGCCTGGCCGTCATGGAGGGCAAGCAGGCAAAGGTCATTGAGAACGCCGAGGGAGCCCGCACCACGCCATCGCACGTCGCCTTCACCAAGGATGGCGAACGCCTGGTGGGCATGCCAGCCAAGCGTCAGGCTGTGACCAACTCTGAAAACACCTTCTACGCCACAAAGCGCCTGATTGGCAGACGTTTTGACGATTCCGAGGTGAAGAAGGACATCAGCAATCTGTCCTACAAGGTTGTCGAGGCTTCGAATGGAGATGCCTGGGTGTCGTCCACCGATGGCAAAGTGTACTCCCCCTCACAGATTGGCGCATTCGTCCTAATCAAGATGAAAGAGACGGCCGAGGCCTACTTGAATACACCTGTAAGGAACGCCGTGGTGACTGTGCCCGCCTACTTCAATGACTCGCAGCGTCAGGCCACCAAGGATGCCGGACAGATTGCCGGTCTTAATGTTTTGCGTGTGATCAACGAGCCCACAGCAGCGGCCCTTGCCTACGGCATGGATAAGACGGAGGACAAAAT CATTGCCGTTTACGATCTGGGAGGCGGCACTTTCGATATCTCCATTCTGGAAATCCAGAAGGGAGTTTTCGAGGTCAAGTCAACCAACGGCGACACCCTGCTGGGTGGTGAGGATTTCGATAACCACATCGTCAACTTCCTGGTGGCCGAATTCAAGAAGGACACCGGCATTGACATATGCAAGGACAACATTGCCATGCAGCGCCTGAAGGAGGCGGCCGAAAAAGCCAAGTGCGAGCTATCCTCCTCCCAGCAGACCGACATCAATCTGCCCTACCTGACAATGGACTCTGCCGGTCCGCAGCACATGAACCTGAAAATGACACGCTCCAAGTTGGAGAGCCTTGTGGGTGATCTCATCAAGCGCACCATTCAGCCCTGCCAGAAGGCACTGTCCGATGCCGAGGTGGCCAAGTCAGAGATTGGAGAGGTCCTGTTGGTTGGTGGCATGACCCGCATGCCCAAGGTTCAGTCCACCGTGCAGGAACTGTTCGGACGTCAGCCATCGCGCTCCGTCAATCCCGATGAGGCGGTGGCCGTCGGTGCAGCCGTTCAGGGTGGAGTCTTGGCTGGTGATGTCACTGATGTGCTCCTGCTCGATGTCACTCCCCTGTCGCTGGGCATTGAGACCCTTGGCGGAGTGTTTACTCGCCTGATTTCGCGCAACACCACGATCCCCACCAAGAAGTCGCAGGTCTTCTCGACAGCCAGCGATGGCCAGACCCAGGTGGAGATCAAGGTGCACCAGGGAGAGCGTGAGATGGCCAACGACAACAAGAAGCTGGGCTCCTTCACACTGGTCGGCATCCCACCCGCACCCCGCGGAGTGCCCCAGATCGAAGTGGTCTTCGATATCGATGCCAACGGCATTGTGCACGTTTCGGCCAAGGACAAGGGCACCGGCAAGGAGCAACAGATTGTCATCCAGTCGAGCGGCGGTCTGAGCAAGGACGAAATCGAGAACATGATCAAGAAGGCCGAGGAATACGCCAGCGCCGACAAGATCAAGCGCGAACTGATCGAGATCGTCAACCAGGGCGAGAGCATAGTGCACGACACTGAGACCAAGATGGAGGAGTTCAAGAGCCAGTTGCCCGCAGAGGAG AGCGAGAAGCTGAAGAAGGAGATTGCCGATCTGCGCACGTTGCTGGCCAACAAGGAAACCGCCGACTTGGAGGAGGTCAGGAAGGCCACCAGCTCGCTGCAGCAGGCTTCGTTGAAGCTCTTCGAGATGGCCTACAAGAAG ATGTCCGCTGAGCGCGAGAGCAGTGCTGGCGCCGGATCCACCGACAGCGCCGACAGCAGCAGTTCAGGCAGCGACGCTTCTGGCGAGAAAAAGAAGGAAGACAAGAACTAA